In Carya illinoinensis cultivar Pawnee chromosome 10, C.illinoinensisPawnee_v1, whole genome shotgun sequence, one DNA window encodes the following:
- the LOC122278845 gene encoding jasmonate-induced oxygenase 2-like, whose translation MNCSLNWPEPVVRVQSLSESGICSIPECFIKPLSDRPSRNTVTTTTTNISETHVNIPVIDLQNLFSNDQRLCDETLRLVSDACREWGFFQIENHGVSHELMKSARETWRQFFGLPLDLKQEYSNSPSTYEGYGSRLGVEKGAILDWSDYFFLHYMPLSLRNEVKWPAVPPSCRKVIAEYGDETVKLCGRLMKILSINLGLGEEYLQNAFGGSESIGACLRVNFYPKCPQPDLTLGLSPHSDPGGFTLLLPDEDVSGLQVLKCNEWVTVKPVPNAFIVNIGDQIQVLSNAIYKSVEHRVIVNAVKDRVSLALFYNPKSDLLIQPAEQLVTEDRPALYSPMTFDEYRLYIRTKGPRGKAQVESLKCPR comes from the exons ATGAATTGCTCGCTAAATTGGCCGGAGCCAGTTGTCCGAGTGCAGTCCTTATCGGAGAGTGGGATATGCTCAATCCCAGAGTGCTTCATTAAACCTCTCTCTGATAGGCCTTCAAGGAACACcgtcaccaccaccaccaccaatatTTCAGAGACTCATGTCAATATCCCAGTAATTGACCTCCAGAACCTGTTCAGCAACGATCAGAGACTCTGCGACGAGACTCTGAGACTGGTATCGGATGCCTGCCGGGAGTGGGGCTTCTTTCAGATTGAGAACCATGGGGTGAGCCATGAGTTGATGAAGAGTGCCAGAGAAACCTGGCGTCAGTTCTTTGGCCTCCCGCTTGATTTGAAGCAAGAGTATTCCAACTCCCCGAGTACGTACGAAGGGTATGGCAGTCGTTTGGGAGTGGAGAAGGGGGCAATTCTAGATTGGAGCGACTACTTCTTCCTCCATTACATGCCTCTATCTCTCAGGAACGAGGTTAAATGGCCAGCAGTCCCGCCATCATGCAG GAAAGTGATTGCAGAATATGGTGATGAAACGGTAAAGCTATGTGGAAGATTGatgaaaatattgtccataaatCTGGGACTAGGGGAGGAGTATCTTCAAAATGCTTTTGGAGGCAGTGAGAGCATAGGTGCATGCTTAAGGGTGAATTTTTACCCGAAATGTCCACAACCTGATCTCACTCTTGGTCTGTCTCCACACTCCGATCCCGGCGGCTTCACCCTTCTCCTTCCTGATGAGGACGTGTCCGGACTTCAAGTCCTCAAATGTAATGAGTGGGTTACTGTTAAACCTGTTCCAAATGCTTTCATTGTCAACATAGGGGATCAAATTCAG GTGCTGAGTAATGCAATTTACAAGAGTGTGGAGCACAGGGTGATCGTGAATGCTGTGAAAGACCGAGTTTCGCTGGCCTTATTTTACAACCCAAAGAGCGATTTACTCATCCAACCTGCCGAGCAGCTTGTGACCGAGGATCGGCCTGCACTTTATTCACCAATGACATTTGACGAATATAGACTTTATATCAGGACAAAGGGTCCTCGTGGCAAGGCTCAAGTCGAATCCTTAAAATGTCCCAGATAA